The genomic segment CGAAAACGGATCGTGATTCAGAGTCTGTCGCTGACGAAGTAGCTGATGAAGTGCGGACAAAATTCAAAGCCCGCATACAACCTAATCCAATATCACCCGAAGATGTCGAACTCTCTGAATATAAGTCTGATCTGGTGGTCGTCGAGGAGTAGCAGAGAATCGATGAAATAAAAATAATCATTACTTTTCTATTAAGAACTATGATGTATTCAAGGTCAGTGAGGAATTGATCAACCACCGTCGATCGAAGCCACAGCTAATCCAGATGAGCGGCTTTTAGAGTTCTCGTATGACTGAACGAATCTCACAGTAGCAGTGTAGAATGCTTTGGAAGAGTTCTGGTGGTTTGTAAAATCGTGATCGACTCCTCTCACAGAGGGCAAACACGTCGTATTCAGACGGTGATACTGTCTCGGTCACTGCGACATTCAAGAAGTCGTTGTCCGAAGCGACGTCTTGCAGGGCTTGGGTTTTGCTGGGCACAATTTCCACGTCCTGCAACCTCGTACGTGACGCTTTCTATGATACGCTCTCCTCGTCCAGAGTACAACAGAAGTTGAGGCTGCGTTGGCCAATGCATATGGGAGTAGCATTTGCCTCGTCATACTCACTCACCTACGCGGATAAGATGATTCCCCTCCATGGCGGCGGACTTTCGCCGCAGGATACTCGCTAACCCAGCGTCCCTCTCCGTTTTTGTCTCTGGCCAGTCTCGCCTGTAACTCCACAACTATCAATCGCTATAGAGAATACTCCTATGGACAACCCAACCGTATTGGAGGCCTGTACCGCCCTCCGAGTGGATCTTGTAATGAATTACCTATGACACAACACGATGACCGGTCCAACGAGAACCGATTCGCAACCATCGCCGTCGGCGCCACTAAGAGCGAGACGCGCCCCCACAGAGGTGGAACGAGCGACGTCGTCCCGCCAATCCACCTCTCGACCACGTTCGAGTGGGGCAGCGGGGACAATGCCAACGAACACGACTACTCACGTGAGAGCAACCCGACGCGGGTGGCCCTCGAAGAGCAGTTAGCTCGCCTCGAAGGCGGCGAGCATGCGTTGGCGTTCGCCTCGGGGATGGCCGCTATTTCGACGACGATGCTGTCGCTGGTCCCGCCGGGGGGCCACCTCGTCTCCTCAGACTCTATCTATAGCGGCACCGAAAAACTGCTCACGGAATTCGCTGCCGGACACCTCAACGTCGACGTGGACTTCGTCGATGCCCGCGAACCCGAAAACGTTGCGGCTGCAGTCGATTCAGAAACCGACTTGATTTGGGCAGAGACACCGACCAACCCGCTGATGCGGCTGTGCGACATTCAGGCGATCGCCGACATCGCCGACGACCACGGTATCCCGTTCGGAGTGGACGGTACCTTTGCGAGTCCGTACTTCCAAGCACCGCTCGATCTGGGTGCCGACATTGTCGTCCACAGCACCACTAAGTACCTTAACGGGCATTCCGACTCGATCGGCGGTGCCGTCATTACCAATGACGAAGAGGTCTTTGAGCAATTGGCGTTCGCGCAGCGGGTCGGGCTTGGGAATATGCTGTCACCGTTTGACTGCTATCTGGTTGCGCGAGGGATGAAGACGTTGCCGGCGCGGATGGAACACCACGAGACGAACGCGATGGCGGTTGCGCGGTTCCTCGAGAGCCACGATCGGGTGGCACGTGTCTATTATCCGGGTCTGGAGAGTCACCCGCAACACGACCTTGCGAGTAAGCAGATGTCGGGGTATAGTGGGATGTTGTCGTTCGAGTTTGACGGTACGCCGGTTGAGCTTGAAGCGTTCGTTAGGGGGCTTGAGGTGTTTACGCCGGGGGCGAGCCTTGGTGGGGTTGAGAGTTTGGTTGAGGTGCCGTCATTGATGATTCCCGACGAGATTGACCATGGGGAGGCGACGGCGGAGATTCCCGAGACGCTAGTCCGAGTGTCGGTTGGTCTCGAAGACGCTGATGACCTCTGCGAGGATCTCCGGACGGCGCTGCCGTAGGCGCGCGTTCCCCTCCTTTGATCTCAGGTTCGATTCAGATTTTCTTCTGGAGTACGTTGTCTGTTAGCCCGTCGTAACAACCTACTCAAAATCGAGACATGAAGAAGGTTATTTACTACTAAACCGGGATTGTGTGAGCATGAATTGGGTCGGAACTGCTGAGCGCATCTTCACTGCTCCTGACGCGGGCGTCGAAATGACCGAACGCGGTGAAGTTGAGGCCATTGCTGGAGCTGGTCTTCGTGGTGACAGATATTTCCGTGAGATCGAAACAGGGACCTTCGTCAAGTGGAAGGCTGACGAAGAACGCCCGGATGGCTACGATCTAACGCTCATTGAGCGAGAAGCCATCCACGCGATTGAGCGCGAGGCGGAGATCAAACTCGATTCTGGCGAACACAGGCGGAATATCGTCACCCAGAATGCCGCGCTCAACCATCTCGTTGTTCGTAGACCAGATTACTCATTCTCAAATACATCAGCAGTCTCTTCAGTTAGCTCACTTGCCTCGATATGGATGGACATCTATGAAGTGGTCCACGGGTCGGCGTATCGGAGCACGCGTTCGGTGTAGAAGCCGCACTCCGCTCATTTTGAATAGCGATCTCGAACCGGCTTCACGTTCGAGAGGCGGGCTTTTCCCTTCTCGATAGCTCGTAGTTTACGAACCGCGATGTAGACGAGCAAGGCCCCGAAGAAGGTGCCGGGAGTCAACACGAGGTGCCACAGAAGCGTGTTTTCGATCTCGTACCCCATTTCGGTCAGCGCCTCGCCCGCTCGCTCCAAGACGAATAATACCGACGGATGTGCGATGTAAATCCCGACGGCGTAGTTCCCCCACGACGGTAACGGCGTAGATTTTCCGAGGTTCGGACGCGAGAGCAGGAACGCGAACAACGAGATGGTAACCAGAACGGTTGCGATCGTGTAACTCGCCGTATAGACGCTCTGGGTAATCGTCTCTCCCGTTAGTGCGTATCCCAGTACGTAGCGTTCAGCGATGTGGAGCGCTCCGAACAGTACGGTTGCACCGAGATAGAGCGTACTTCGGTCGGCGTCCGGCTGCCAATCCGCCGAGTAGATGTAATAGCCGAGACTGCTGTAAAAGAACCCGAAGAACAGCGCGTCTCTGACCTCGAACGGAATGTCGACGAACATCGTATAGCTCGCACCCAGGAGGCCGATACCGTGGAACCCGAACGCAATAGGAAGGAGAAGTTCCGTCATGTTGGCCTTACTGATGAGGCAAATGAGTCCGAGGGAGAAGATGAGCGCCGGAAGAAACCACAGTATCTCGGATACCGAGTTCCCGTAGTAAAGCAGGTCGATCGGAGAGACGAACTCGGCCGTTCTACGGGCGATGAGACCCGGTATCTCCCGACGGTCGGCGCCTTCGCGGACGACGCTCCCCGCGAGAAACACCGGAACGGTGAGTACCAGTCCGAACGCGTAGAGCGAAGCGATACTGACCGCCCGTTCGGCAAAATACGCGATCGGATCGCGGCGGGTAGTTTTGAGGGCGAAAAAATACCCCGCAGTCACGAAAAAGAACGGAACTGCGAACCGTGCGGACGAATCTATCACGAAATTGATCGGGGTGCCGTATTCTCCGACCCCCCTGAGCAGGTCAGTGTGGATCGATACGATGAACGCCATCGCGATTATTCGCATCGAATCTATACTGTAGATTCGCCCGGCCATTGTTCAACAAGAATCCCCTTCTTCCTTATCGTTCTTTTGATTTGTGGGGGAATCCACCTAGAATAATTATAATCTGTCATCTAAGAGTGATACTCGAAATTTCGGCCATCAAAGCGTATATCTCCAGAATATCGGCTTCAGGTATGGTTTGATAGAATGTGCATATTTCAATAAATTCAGCTCTCCTGACTGTAGGTCGCTTTCGTCGCTTCGTTCGACGTACCCCAAAACGCTCCGAATCACCCATCGAATCGGCATCAGATACTGGATTCGTTCGGTTCGTAGACCCGGTTTCGATCTCCCGAGACGCCGAGTCCGGACCGAACGGCGACTCGAGCGGGAACACCGTTTTCTCTGCCGGCCCACTGAGAGCGTTCATGACTCCACGGGAGGCAGCGATCCTCGTTCCACCGGCAGTTGATACGCTTCCACTCACCGTCGCGATCCTCGACGACGAAGGAACGATTCTGTATACGAATCGCGCGTAGCAGGAGTTCGGCGAGGCGAACGATATCAAACATCGACCGGATACGATCGGTGTCAATTACCTCGACGTCACCGCACGAGCGGAGACTGACACCGCCCGGGCCGCCGTCGCTTGCTTGACTGAAATCCTTGCGGGCGAGCGGGAGCTACTCGAATTCGAGTATCCGTACCACTCGCCCGACGAGCAACGGTGGTTCCTCATGCGTGCTGCGCCGTTCGTAACCGATGGAACGACTTACGTCGTCGTTGCGCACTCCGATATCACCGAGCGCAAAGAGTATCAACAGCGGCTGGAGGAATCCAACGAGCGCTTAGAGCAGTTCGCCTCCGCCGCCTCCCACGACCTCCAGGAGCCGCTGCGGATGGTCACGAGCTACCTGCAACTGCTCGAGCGCCGATACGGCGACGTCCTCGACGAGGAGGCCGAGGAGTTCATCGAATTCGCCGTCGACGGCGCCGAGCGGATGACCGCGATGATCGACGGACTGCTCACGTACTCCAGGGTCGAGACGCAGGGCGATCCCTTCGAATCGATCGATCTCAAGGCGGTGCTCGACGATGTTCTGGCGGATCTCGACGTGAAGATCGAAGCGACCGGCACCGAAGTCACCGCCAGGTCGCTGCCGACCGTCGAGGGCGACGCCAGCCAGCTTCGCCAGGTGTTTCAGAATCTGTTGGTCAACGCTATTGAGTACAGCGGTGAGGCGACGCCTCGGGTGAAGATCGCCGCCGAGCGGGACGGGGACGAGTGGATCGTTTCGGTTAGTGACGACGGAATCGGCATCTATCCGGACGACGCAGGTCGGATTTTGAATCGTTCCAGCGCCTTCACAGCCACGAGGAATACGCCGGAACGGGAATCGGTTCGGCGCTCTGCGAGCGGATCGTCGAACGCCACGGCGGTGAGATCTGGGTCGATTCCGAGCCGGGTGACGGGACGACGTTCTCGTTTACGCTACCGGATGCGCACGGTCGTATCGAGTAAATCTCAGGGTTCGCTACCAGTGATCTGTGCGAACGGTTCCGGATTCGTATCGCTGATAGTCGAGCACCCTAGACAGTTCCGAATCTATAAGTGGCCGACTCGCTAGAAGAGAGACGGATTCAGGACTCGCCGAAGCAGGAATTCGGCCCGGAGCTAGGGACTCCGAACCTGGGTTCTCCGACTACTAGAGAACATGAGTACGAGATATCCATACAGTGATAAATCTACCGCCGACGAACGCGGCGTCGCGCTCATCGACGAGACGACCATTACGCGCCTTCACGACGAGAAAACCGCCGAACACGGCTGTCGGTTCGCCGCGGTCGCCCGTTCGCTCGAGCACGCTCGTGTTCCTAACACCCACTTCTCGCTTCCGAAAACGGTCGTCGCCTACGTCGATCAATCCGGACGGTATGGCATCGAACGCGAGTTCTTCGGCCACCGGCCCGACTGGACGGAAATTCCGCGTACGGTCGTCGTCACTGAAC from the Natronococcus sp. AD-5 genome contains:
- a CDS encoding acyltransferase, whose protein sequence is MAGRIYSIDSMRIIAMAFIVSIHTDLLRGVGEYGTPINFVIDSSARFAVPFFFVTAGYFFALKTTRRDPIAYFAERAVSIASLYAFGLVLTVPVFLAGSVVREGADRREIPGLIARRTAEFVSPIDLLYYGNSVSEILWFLPALIFSLGLICLISKANMTELLLPIAFGFHGIGLLGASYTMFVDIPFEVRDALFFGFFYSSLGYYIYSADWQPDADRSTLYLGATVLFGALHIAERYVLGYALTGETITQSVYTASYTIATVLVTISLFAFLLSRPNLGKSTPLPSWGNYAVGIYIAHPSVLFVLERAGEALTEMGYEIENTLLWHLVLTPGTFFGALLVYIAVRKLRAIEKGKARLSNVKPVRDRYSK
- a CDS encoding trans-sulfuration enzyme family protein, with product MTQHDDRSNENRFATIAVGATKSETRPHRGGTSDVVPPIHLSTTFEWGSGDNANEHDYSRESNPTRVALEEQLARLEGGEHALAFASGMAAISTTMLSLVPPGGHLVSSDSIYSGTEKLLTEFAAGHLNVDVDFVDAREPENVAAAVDSETDLIWAETPTNPLMRLCDIQAIADIADDHGIPFGVDGTFASPYFQAPLDLGADIVVHSTTKYLNGHSDSIGGAVITNDEEVFEQLAFAQRVGLGNMLSPFDCYLVARGMKTLPARMEHHETNAMAVARFLESHDRVARVYYPGLESHPQHDLASKQMSGYSGMLSFEFDGTPVELEAFVRGLEVFTPGASLGGVESLVEVPSLMIPDEIDHGEATAEIPETLVRVSVGLEDADDLCEDLRTALP